The following are encoded together in the Scyliorhinus torazame isolate Kashiwa2021f chromosome 6, sScyTor2.1, whole genome shotgun sequence genome:
- the bambia gene encoding BMP and activin membrane-bound inhibitor (Xenopus laevis) homolog a: MDRHPNLISIWLQLELCAMAIFLTKGEIRCYCDASNCVATGYMCKSELSACFSRLLDPQNTNSPLTHGCLDTVSNSANICRAKRSQNHTGTWPMLECCHEDMCNYRGLQDVLSHPGSESSDQGTRYHVDSSKNLISRVQELTSSKELWFRAAVIAVPIAGGLILVLLIMLALRMLRSENKRLQDQRRQMLSRLHYSFHGHHSKKGQVAKLDLECMVPVTGQENCCMTCDKIRHSDLSNDKLLSLVHWGMYSRHGRLEFV; encoded by the exons ATGGATCGCCATCCCAATCTCATCTCGATTTGGTTACAGCTGGAACTGTGTGCGATGGCCATCTTCTTGACTAAAG gTGAAATTAGATGCTACTGTGATGCATCTAACTGTGTGGCAACGGGTTATATGTGCAAATCGGAACTGTCTGCGTGTTTTTCAAGGCTACTGGACCCCCAGAATACGAACTCTCCTTTAACTCACGGATGCTTAGACACTGTTTCGAATTCAGCAAACATCTGCCGTGCCAAAAGATCCCAGAATCACACCGGGACCTGGCCCATGTTGGAGTGCTGTCACGAGGATATGTGCAATTATCGAGGGCTGCAAGACGTTCTTTCACATCCTGGGAGTGAGAGCTCTG ATCAGGGAACCCGGTATCATGTGGATTCCAGTAAGAACCTGATCTCCAGGGTGCAAGAACTCACTTCCTCGAAGGAGCTCTGGTTTAGGGCAGCAGTGATCGCCGTGCCCATTGCGGGTGGCCTCATCCTAGTTTTGCTGATCATGCTGGCCTTGCGCATGCTGCGCAGCGAGAACAAAAGACTTCAGGACCAGCGGCGGCAGATGTTGTCTCGTTTGCATTACAGTTTCCATGGGCACCACTCCAAGAAGGGGCAGGTGGCGAAGTTAGACTTGGAGTGTATGGTACCTGTGACTGGCCAGGAAAACTGCTGTATGACCTGTGATAAAATCAGGCACTCCGACCTCAGTAACGATAAGCTTCTCTCTCTGGTTCACTGGGGAATGTACAGCAGACACGGAAGGCTAGAGTTTGTatga